Proteins from one Lacrimispora sphenoides genomic window:
- a CDS encoding BMC domain-containing protein, whose translation MANTNALGMIETKGLVAAVEAADAMVKAANVTLIGKEQVGGGLVTVMVRGDVGAVKAATDAGAAAAEAVGELISVHVIPRPHMEVDVILPKYDSQASNS comes from the coding sequence ATGGCTAATACAAACGCATTAGGAATGATTGAAACAAAAGGATTGGTAGCTGCAGTAGAGGCAGCAGATGCAATGGTTAAAGCAGCAAATGTAACGTTAATTGGAAAAGAACAAGTAGGTGGCGGACTGGTAACGGTTATGGTTCGTGGGGATGTAGGAGCTGTTAAAGCCGCAACAGATGCTGGAGCTGCAGCTGCAGAAGCAGTTGGTGAATTAATATCTGTTCATGTAATTCCACGTCCACATATGGAAGTAGATGTAATCCTGCCAAAATACGATTCACAGGCTTCGAACTC